A DNA window from Theobroma cacao cultivar B97-61/B2 chromosome 5, Criollo_cocoa_genome_V2, whole genome shotgun sequence contains the following coding sequences:
- the LOC18597733 gene encoding protein FAR-RED-ELONGATED HYPOCOTYL 1-LIKE isoform X2, whose amino-acid sequence MRSEKKADLFSDIHEEGKRVVRSLVSSSSSESFRLSAGVCQEMEVDNQTNPSQVKSLLNGSVNIVDFNKKRKLEAEQLGLPISKHQCWNRSLPSKPPTFSSIQEIKGFSPCTFKGKGGAAYDVSETGSAKDSNSFAEDSDCAMSVHDEAKFGTEDTKYLLYGRASSSSSDWGSNSQGSLYSSDSTTVASRSVDKEVLSSPGGEPEPADVELADNLEESLVEYGSHIDYIYSGYGNYPIEEYRDKEIEEILNTNGANPNVYVLSSGRWSAKQEAPQTARKPTIDQEFEQYFSTLML is encoded by the exons ATGCGCAGTGAAAAGAAAGCGGATTTATTCTCGGATATCCACGAAGAAGGCAAGAGGGTAGTCCGAAGTCTAGTTTCCTCATCGTCATCTGAAAGTTTCAGACTTTCCGCTGGTGTCTGTCAGGAAATGGAGGTAGATAACCAGACCAACCCATCACAGGTTAAGAG CTTGCTCAATGGGTCAGTGAACATTGTTGActttaacaagaaaagaaagttagAGGCTGAGCAGTTGGGCTTGCCTATATCAAAGCATCAATGTTGGAATCGGAGCTTACCATCGAAGCCTCCTACATTTAGCAGTATCCAGGAAATAAAGGGGTTTAGTCCATGCACTTTCAAAGGAAAGGGAGGGGCCGCTTATGATGTATCCGAAACTGGATCGGCAAAAGATAGCAATAGCTTTGCTGAAGACTCTGACTGTGCAATGTCTGTGCATGATGAAGCTAAATTTGGAACAGAGGACACAAAGTATTTACTATATGGCAGAGCTTCCTCCTCATCTTCTGATTGGGGATCCAACTCCCAAGGTTCCCTTTATTCTTCAGATAGTACAACAGTAGCGTCAAGGAGTGTTGACAAAGAAGTACTATCTTCTCCTGGTGGGGAGCCTGAGCCTGCTGATGTTGAACTAGCTGACAATCTTGAGGAGTCCCTTGTAGAGTATGGAAGTCATATAGATTACATCTACTCAGGATACGGAAACTACCCCATAGAGGAATACCGAGATaaggaaattgaagaaattctCAACACCAATGGGGCAAATCCAAATGTTTATGTTCTTTCATCTGGAAGATGGAGTGCCAAACAAG AGGCTCCACAAACTGCTAGGAAACCAACCATTGATCAAGAATTTGAGCAGTATTTTTCTACGCTTATGCTCTAG
- the LOC18597733 gene encoding uncharacterized protein LOC18597733 isoform X1: MRSEKKADLFSDIHEEGKRVVRSLVSSSSSESFRLSAGVCQEMEVDNQTNPSQVKSLLNGSVNIVDFNKKRKLEAEQLGLPISKHQCWNRSLPSKPPTFSSIQEIKGFSPCTFKGKGGAAYDVSETGSAKDSNSFAEDSDCAMSVHDEAKFGTEDTKYLLYGRASSSSSDWGSNSQGSLYSSDSTTVASRSVDKEVLSSPGGEPEPADVELADNLEESLVEYGSHIDYIYSGYGNYPIEEYRDKEIEEILNTNGANPNVYVLSSGRWSAKQGLLLRRFNVVKQDWSLYSHASMRCCST, encoded by the exons ATGCGCAGTGAAAAGAAAGCGGATTTATTCTCGGATATCCACGAAGAAGGCAAGAGGGTAGTCCGAAGTCTAGTTTCCTCATCGTCATCTGAAAGTTTCAGACTTTCCGCTGGTGTCTGTCAGGAAATGGAGGTAGATAACCAGACCAACCCATCACAGGTTAAGAG CTTGCTCAATGGGTCAGTGAACATTGTTGActttaacaagaaaagaaagttagAGGCTGAGCAGTTGGGCTTGCCTATATCAAAGCATCAATGTTGGAATCGGAGCTTACCATCGAAGCCTCCTACATTTAGCAGTATCCAGGAAATAAAGGGGTTTAGTCCATGCACTTTCAAAGGAAAGGGAGGGGCCGCTTATGATGTATCCGAAACTGGATCGGCAAAAGATAGCAATAGCTTTGCTGAAGACTCTGACTGTGCAATGTCTGTGCATGATGAAGCTAAATTTGGAACAGAGGACACAAAGTATTTACTATATGGCAGAGCTTCCTCCTCATCTTCTGATTGGGGATCCAACTCCCAAGGTTCCCTTTATTCTTCAGATAGTACAACAGTAGCGTCAAGGAGTGTTGACAAAGAAGTACTATCTTCTCCTGGTGGGGAGCCTGAGCCTGCTGATGTTGAACTAGCTGACAATCTTGAGGAGTCCCTTGTAGAGTATGGAAGTCATATAGATTACATCTACTCAGGATACGGAAACTACCCCATAGAGGAATACCGAGATaaggaaattgaagaaattctCAACACCAATGGGGCAAATCCAAATGTTTATGTTCTTTCATCTGGAAGATGGAGTGCCAAACAAG GATTGTTACTAAGAAGATTCAACGTGGTCAAACAGGACTGGAGTTTGTACTCCCATGCCAGCATGAGATGCTGCAGTACCTGA
- the LOC18597733 gene encoding uncharacterized protein LOC18597733 isoform X3, with the protein MRSEKKADLFSDIHEEGKRVVRSLVSSSSSESFRLSAGVCQEMEVDNQTNPSQVKSLLNGSVNIVDFNKKRKLEAEQLGLPISKHQCWNRSLPSKPPTFSSIQEIKGFSPCTFKGKGGAAYDVSETGSAKDSNSFAEDSDCAMSVHDEAKFGTEDTKYLLYGRASSSSSDWGSNSQGSLYSSDSTTVASRSVDKEVLSSPGGEPEPADVELADNLEESLVEYGSHIDYIYSGYGNYPIEEYRDKEIEEILNTNGANPNVYVLSSGRWSAKQDAFVSSVLLHMLGY; encoded by the exons ATGCGCAGTGAAAAGAAAGCGGATTTATTCTCGGATATCCACGAAGAAGGCAAGAGGGTAGTCCGAAGTCTAGTTTCCTCATCGTCATCTGAAAGTTTCAGACTTTCCGCTGGTGTCTGTCAGGAAATGGAGGTAGATAACCAGACCAACCCATCACAGGTTAAGAG CTTGCTCAATGGGTCAGTGAACATTGTTGActttaacaagaaaagaaagttagAGGCTGAGCAGTTGGGCTTGCCTATATCAAAGCATCAATGTTGGAATCGGAGCTTACCATCGAAGCCTCCTACATTTAGCAGTATCCAGGAAATAAAGGGGTTTAGTCCATGCACTTTCAAAGGAAAGGGAGGGGCCGCTTATGATGTATCCGAAACTGGATCGGCAAAAGATAGCAATAGCTTTGCTGAAGACTCTGACTGTGCAATGTCTGTGCATGATGAAGCTAAATTTGGAACAGAGGACACAAAGTATTTACTATATGGCAGAGCTTCCTCCTCATCTTCTGATTGGGGATCCAACTCCCAAGGTTCCCTTTATTCTTCAGATAGTACAACAGTAGCGTCAAGGAGTGTTGACAAAGAAGTACTATCTTCTCCTGGTGGGGAGCCTGAGCCTGCTGATGTTGAACTAGCTGACAATCTTGAGGAGTCCCTTGTAGAGTATGGAAGTCATATAGATTACATCTACTCAGGATACGGAAACTACCCCATAGAGGAATACCGAGATaaggaaattgaagaaattctCAACACCAATGGGGCAAATCCAAATGTTTATGTTCTTTCATCTGGAAGATGGAGTGCCAAACAAG ATGCTTTCGTTAGTTCAGTCTTGTTGCACATGCTTGGTTACTAG
- the LOC18597734 gene encoding laccase-17 — MATSHPIPSFPSMAMLFSFFVLLLLLENVAGETRHYTFNIDYHNVTRLCHTRTILTVNRQFPGPRLVAREGDRVIVKVVNHISNNISIHWHGIRQLTTGWADGPSYVTQCPIQTNQSYIYNFTITGQRGTLLWHAHISWLRATIYGPIIILPKRNESYPFVKPHKEVTILFGEWFNTDPEAIISQALQTGAAPNVSDAYTINSLPGPLYNCSSKDTYKLKVKPGKTYLLRLINAALNDELFFSIANHTVTVVEGDAIYTKPFETDKLLITPGQTTNVLLKTKPEFPNASFLMAARPYFTGQGTIDNSTTVGILEYEHPKHHKSSKNLTLLQPTLPPINATAFVANFTGKFRSLANAKFPANVPKTVDKKFFFTVGLGTSPCPQNTTCQGPNNSSKFAASVNNMSFALPSVAILQAYYFGQNGVYTTDFPTQPLIPFNYTGTPPNNTNVMNGTRTVVLPFNTSVELVMQDTSILGAESHPLHLHGYNFFVVGQGFGNFDPNKDPAKFNLVDPMERNTAGVPAGGWLAIRFFADNPGVWFMHCHLDVHTSWGLKMAWIVLDGPQPNQKLQPPPSDLPQC, encoded by the exons ATGGCAACCTCACATCCAATTCCTTCATTTCCTTCCATGGCAATgctgttttctttctttgttctacTGTTATTGCTGGAGAATGTGGCAGGCGAAACGAGGCACTACACTTTCAAT ATTGACTACCACAATGTTACAAGACTATGCCACACAAGGACCATTCTGACTGTGAACAGACAGTTCCCAGGGCCTCGGTTAGTGGCAAGGGAAGGTGACAGAGTGATCGTTAAGGTGGTTAACCatatttcaaacaatatttcCATTCACTG GCATGGGATTAGACAGCTTACGACTGGATGGGCGGATGGACCTTCTTACGTAACACAGTGTCCCATACAAACAAACCAGTCATACATCTACAACTTCACAATCACAGGACAAAGAGGAACTCTCTTATGGCATGCTCACATCTCCTGGTTGAGAGCGACGATCTATGGACCGATCATCATCCTCCCAAAGCGCAACGAATCTTACCCATTCGTGAAACCCCACAAGGAAGTCACGATCTTGTTTG GAGAGTGGTTCAATACAGACCCAGAAGCTATAATCAGCCAGGCACTCCAGACAGGAGCTGCACCTAATGTTTCTGATGCATATACCATCAATAGTCTTCCAGGGCCACTCTACAACTGTTCTTCCAAAG ACACATATAAGCTGAAGGTGAAGCCAGGAAAGACATATCTCCTCCGGTTAATCAACGCTGCACTCAACGATGAGCTTTTCTTCAGCATCGCCAACCACACCGTGACGGTGGTCGAAGGAGACGCCATATATACCAAACCTTTCGAAACTGACAAGCTCCTCATCACGCCAGGCCAAACCACAAACGTTCTCCTCAAAACCAAGCCTGAATTCCCCAATGCCTCCTTCCTCATGGCTGCTAGACCTTACTTCACTGGCCAAGGCACCATTGATAACTCCACCACTGTGGGAATTCTTGAATATGAACATCCAAAACATCACAAATCCTCTAAAAACCTTACCTTACTTCAACCAACCCTCCCTCCTATTAATGCCACAGCATTTGTTGCAAACTTTACAGGGAAATTCCGTAGCTTGGCCAATGCTAAATTCCCTGCTAACGTACCAAAAACTGTGGACAAGAAATTTTTCTTCACTGTAGGACTTGGGACGAGCCCCTGCCCTCAAAACACAACCTGCCAAGGACCTAACAATTCAAGCAAATTTGCTGCTTCAGTCAACAATATGTCATTTGCACTCCCATCTGTGGCTATTCTCCAAGCTTACTACTTTGGACAAAATGGAGTTTACACTACAGATTTTCCTACACAACCCTTAATTCCTTTTAATTATACTGGCACACCACCAAATAACACAAATGTGATGAATGGCACACGCACGGTGGTGCTGCCATTTAACACGAGTGTAGAGCTGGTGATGCAGGACACTAGCATTCTCGGTGCTGAGAGTCACCCACTTCATCTTCATGGATACAATTTCTTCGTTGTTGGACAAGGTTTTGGCAACTTTGATCCAAATAAGGACCCGGCCAAGTTCAATCTTGTCGACCCCATGGAGAGGAATACAGCTGGTGTTCCTGCTGGTGGTTGGCTAGCCATTCGGTTCTTCGCGGACAACCCAG GGGTGTGGTTCATGCACTGTCACCTGGATGTCCACACAAGCTGGGGACTGAAAATGGCATGGATAGTCTTGGATGGGCCGCAACCAAATCAGAAGTTGCAGCCACCACCGTCTGATCTTCCACAGTGTTGA
- the LOC18597735 gene encoding uncharacterized protein LOC18597735: protein MESSSSIEEGCTTPKHRIPVAFHCPPPPRKKSPGGAKREPPKNGYFQPPDLDSLFTLQPRREACA from the coding sequence ATGGAGAGTTCTAGTTCGATAGAAGAAGGCTGCACGACGCCGAAGCATCGAATTCCGGTGGCGTTTCATTGTCCACCGCCGCCGAGGAAGAAATCGCCAGGCGGAGCTAAGAGGGAGCCACCAAAGAACGGTTACTTCCAGCCGCCTGATCTCGATTCTCTCTTCACTTTGCAGCCTAGGCGCGAAGCTTGTGCTTAG
- the LOC18597736 gene encoding probable WRKY transcription factor 49: protein MENGQEKAWFDDSEDELVRELLDDETPFFVLPQETVQPESKTSEEEATKRLLSTLYSGPRIEDIENALSVPTWKDQSQAQEQTRLNSILDRGLSKIENKYTLKIKCCGNGMADDGYKWRKYGQKSIKNSPNPRSYYKCTNPRCSAKKQVERSRDDPDTLIITYEGLHLHFPYPYFSLDPPLQDDSLTKKPKKAISEAESQAFGASQTTETQAANINCEPLPSSFEGCAQGIALEGFSQQGLLEDVVPWMIRNPSRNNISSNSSSCSSSHSRSPPASPSSVSWTPNYKTFFDIGINSSIR from the exons ATGGAGAATGGTCAGGAGAAGGCTTGGTTTGATGACTCCGAAGATGAACTTGTGAGAGAGCTTCTTGATGATGAGACTCCGTTCTTTGTCCTACCTCAAGAGACTGTTCAACCCGAATCAAAAACTtcagaagaagaagctactaaACGACTCCTCTCCACCCTCTATTCAGGGCCAAGGATTGAAGATATCGAGAATGCTTTATCAGTGCCAACCTGGAAGGATCAATCCCAAGCACAAGAGCAAACCag ACTCAATTCAATCCTGGATAGAGGTTTGAGTAAGATAGAGAATAAGTATACCCTGAAGATAAAATGCTGTGGCAATGGCATGGCAGATGATGGATATAAATGGAGGAAATATGGGCAAAAATCGATCAAAAACAGCCCAAATCCAAG GAGCTATTACAAGTGCACGAACCCAAGATGCAGCGCAAAGAAGCAAGTGGAGAGGTCGAGAGATGACCCAGACACACTCATCATCACCTACGAAGGGCTTCACCTACACTTTCCCTACCCATATTTCTCACTCGACCCGCCTCTCCAAGATGATTCACTAACCAAGAAGCCCAAGAAGGCCATTTCAGAAGCTGAATCGCAGGCTTTTGGAGCTTCACAAACGACGGAGACGCAAGCAGCAAATATCAACTGTGAGCCATTGCCAAGCTCGTTCGAGGGCTGCGCTCAAGGAATAGCTTTGGAAGGATTTAGCCAACAAGGGTTGCTTGAAGATGTGGTACCGTGGATGATAAGGAATCCATCACGCAACAATATCTCCTCCAACTCTTCTTCTTGCTCGTCTTCCCACTCACGTTCTCCTCCTGCTTCACCTTCTTCTGTGTCTTGGACTCCTAATTATAAAACCTTTTTTGATATAGGCATAAACTCTAGCATTAGGTGA
- the LOC18597737 gene encoding ATP-dependent zinc metalloprotease FTSH 10, mitochondrial yields the protein MIFSRIGRTVSRSSRSAFRTNVISRNLLSNESHVSTPVGNACISRVNQGLGIVRGYFAPAGTGKHLVSNARLLNLDSILANPRIRRFFSSEGSKKSRYENYYPKNKKEIPKANEQKSQSKEDSGAGDPGNSQNIAKLMQNVITPLLLFGILYTSIFSGPHEQKQISFQEFKNKLLEPGLVEKIVVSNKSVAKVYVRSSPRNANQATDDVTQVPTNGAPARRNISQYKYYFNIGSVESFEEKLEEAQEALGIDPHDHVPVTYVSEVNWFQELMRLAPTALLLGALWFMGRRMQSGLGVGGSGGRGGRGIFNMGKAHITKLDKNAKDKVFFKDVAGCDEAKQEIMEFVHFLKNPKKYEELGAKIPKGALLVGPPGTGKTLLAKATAGESGVPFLSMSGSDFMEMFVGVGPSRVRSLFQEARQCAPSIIFIDEIDAIGRARGRGGFSGGNDERESTLNQLLVEMDGFGTTSGVVVLAGTNRPDILDRALLRPGRFDRQITIDKPDIKGREQIFQIYLKRLKLDHEPSYYSQRLAALTPGFAGADIANVCNEAALIAARNESAQISMEHFESAIDRVIGGLEKKNKVISKLERRTVAYHESGHAVVGWFLEHAEPLLKVTIVPRGTAALGFAQYVPNENLLMTKEQLFDMTCMTLGGRASEQVLLGKISTGAQNDLEKVTKMTYAQVAVYGFSDKVGLLSFPQRDDALEMTKPYSSKTGAIIDSEVREWVGKAYERTVQLIEEHKEHVAQIAELLLEKEVLHQEDLVRVLGERPFKPSEPTNYDRFKRGFQEENKESKDTTESKTVEDDGSAPLEPEVVPA from the exons ATGATTTTCTCCAGAATCGGTCGCACTGTCTCCCGCTCTTCTCGCTCCGCTTTCCGAACA AATGTAATATCGAGGAATCTGTTATCAAATGAATCGCATGTCTCTACGCCTGTTGGAAATGCGTGCATTTCACGCGTCAATCAAGGGTTAGGGATTGTAAGGGGTTATTTTGCACCAGCTGGAACTGGGAAGCACCTTGTTTCGAATGCGCGATTGTTGAATTTGGATTCGATTCTCGCAAACCCTAGGATTAGGCGGTTTTTCTCCAGTGAAGGATCAAAGAAAAGCA GATATGAAAATTACTACCCCAAAAACAAGAAGGAAATTCCTAAAGCGAATGAACAGAAATCTCAATCCAAAG AGGATTCAGGTGCTGGTGATCCTGGAAATTCCCAGAACATTGCAAAGTTGATGCAGAATGTGATCACTCCTTTGTTGTTGTTTGGGATTTTGTACACGTCAATTTTTTCAGGTCCTCATGAGCAGAAGCAG ATCAGTTTCCAAGAGTTCAAAAACAAGCTCCTGGAACCTGGCTTGGTGGAAAAAATTGTTGTTTCAAATAAATCAGTTGCAAAAGTTTATGTGAGGAGCTCACCACGCAATGCAAATCAAGCCACTGATGATGTTACACAAGTTCCAACAAATGGAGCTCCTGCAAGAAGAAATATAAGCCAATATAAGTACTACTTTAACATAGGGAGTGTTGAATCTTTCGAGGAGAAGCTAGAGGAAGCCCAGGAAGCGTTGGGAATAGATCCTCATGATCATGTTCCTGTAACTTATGTAAGTGAAGTGAACTGGTTCCAAGAGTTGATGCGGTTGGCACCCACAGCCTTGCTCTTAGGGGCCTTATGGTTTATGGGGAGACGAATGCAGAGTGGACTTGGAGTTGGTGGTTCAGGCGGGCGAGGTGGTCGTGGAATATTTAATATGGGAAAGGCACATATTACAAAATTGGACAAGAATGCAAAGGACAAG GTCTTCTTTAAAGATGTTGCTGGTTGTGATGAGGCAAAGCAAGAAATTATGGAGTTCGTACACTTCCTAAAGAACCCAAAGAAATATGAGGAGTTAGGAGCAAAAATTCCCAAAGGTGCACTTCTTGTTGGTCCTCCTGGCACTGGGAAGACACTTCTTGCAAAGGCAACTGCTGGCGAATCTGGTGTGCCTTTCCTCTCTATGTCTGGATCAGATTTTATGGAAATGTTTGTTGGAGTTGGGCCGTCAAGAGTGAGAAGCTTATTTCAAGAGGCAAGACAGTGCGCCCCTAGTATCATATTTATTGATGAGATAGACGCAATTGGTAGAGCAAGGGGTCGTGGAGGCTTCTCTGGTGGCAATGATGAGCGTGAAAGTACTCTTAATCAGCTGCTTGTAGAAATGGATGGATTTGGAACAACTTCTGGAGTTGTTGTGCTTGCTGGCACAAATAGGCCTGATATTTTAGACAGAGCCCTGTTGAGACCTGGTCGGTTTGATCGTCAAATTACAATTGACAAACCTGACATCAAGGGTCGTGAACAAATCTTTCAAATATACCTGAAGAGACTGAAACTTGATCATGAGCCATCATATTACTCTCAGCGACTTGCTGCTCTAACCCCTGGTTTTGCTGGAGCTGACATTGCAAATGTTTGCAATGAAGCAGCATTGATTGCTGCAAGGAATGAAAGTGCGCAGATAAGCATGGAGCATTTTGAGTCAGCTATAGACAGAGTAATAGGTGGtttagaaaagaagaacaag GTCATAAGCAAGTTGGAAAGGCGAACTGTTGCCTACCATGAATCAGGCCATGCTGTTGTTGGTTGGTTCTTGGAACATGCAGAACCATTGCTTAAAGTAACAATTGTTCCTCGTGGTACTGCAGCGTTGGGATTTGCTCAGTACGTTCCCAATGAAAATCTTCTGATGACAAAAGAGCAGCTTTTTGATATGACTTGCATGACACTCGGTGGTCGAGCTTCTGAACAG GTTTTGTTGGGGAAGATTTCAACCGGAGCTCAGAATGACTTGGAGAAAGTAACGAAGATGACCTATGCCCAGGTGGCAGTGTATGGTTTTAGTGACAAGGTTggtcttctttctttccctcaaAGGGATGATGCGTTGGAGATGACCAAGCCTTACAGCAGCAAGACTGGTGCAATAATTGACAGTGAAGTAAGAGAGTGGGTGGGTAAGGCATATGAACGGACAGTGCAGCTGATAGAGGAGCACAAAGAGCATGTGGCTCAGATCGCAGAATTGCTTCTGGAGAAAGAGGTGCTTCACCAAGAGGACTTGGTTCGTGTACTAGGGGAACGCCCATTTAAGCCAAGTGAGCCCACTAATTATGATAGGTTTAAGCGAGGgttccaagaagaaaacaaggaatCCAAGGACACGACAGAGAGCAAAACTGTGGAGGATGATGGGTCAGCACCATTGGAACCTGAGGTTGTGCCTGCATAG